TAATTGTCTCACTAGTCTCCTTCCTTCTCTGCCTGTAGCGACAGGAGGAGCCAGTAAAACACTGGTGGTGAATAATCTCGCTTTCAGTGCCACAGAGGAAGTCTTACAATCCACATTCGAGAAGGCTGTGTCCATAAGGATTCCACAGAAAGATGGCAGAGCCAAAGGGTAAGTATCTGCGTGGCATATAGCAACTGTATTGAGTGGTAAAGCATTCTAAGTCCAAGGATGACTTTCTATCCTCTTGTGGATATTTAAAGACAATTGGATTTTCATCTgttaaactgaacattaaatcTCAAACTGCTACACCTTCTCATGAGCTCCTCTTAATCTCACCCATGATTCTGTATGGATTCGCACGAGAAGCAGAGCCAATACACAGGTAGTACAAGCTTGGCGAACTCTCATACGGGTGTCGCCgatgtctgctgtgaaacaaCTAGAAAGGTCTAATTTAGGAGTCATTTGACAATGGCATTAGATCAGTAAGGGATATTGTACTTGCGTGTTTTTGAGCAGGAAAGGAATATCATCTGCTTTGGTAAACAAATTAAGACAAAGTTCTACTGTGGTTAAACTTTTTTccaagcaatttttttttttctttcagatgaCTGTGTTCACCCTTTCCTAATGTTATGCATCTTTCCtttagttttgcttttgtaGAGTTTGAGAGCACAGATGATGCTAAGGAAGCCCTGGAGAACCTCAACAACACAGACATCGAAGGCCGCTCGGTCCGACTGGAGTACAGCCAGAACAGCGGTGGCAGAGATGGGGGAAGAGGAAACTCAGGTAGGTCTTCAAATTGGACCGATGTGAAACTGAACAGTGGTCTGTTTGAATAATATCTCAAATTCACTTGGCCAGATTTGATGAAAACTTGACCTCCTGAAATTCAGTGATGATTCAAAGATAGTCAAGTCCTGATCTGGTCTGTTTATGAGACTTAAGCTTATTGAAGTATTTGTCTGAATACAATTTCTGTTGGATAAGATCAAATTGAGCCATGAAAGTTGTAGATTTTAATGATAGCTTCTCTTCGCCCAGGTCCAACAAAAACCCTCTTTGTCAAGGGTCTCTCTGAGGACACGACAGATCACACCCTTAAAGATGCGTTTGATGGCGCCGTAGCAGCCAGGATagtcacagacagagacacaggctCATCAAAAGGGTAAGTCTGGAGAGTTGGAAATCTTCCCCCTGGCTGCTCATGCTTCTCGTGAGCACCGCTCTGTCCACTAGCGACAGTGTACGTATTCGCATGAGAAGTAGAGCAAACTCAGTTAAACGAGCAGCTATCTTAGTGGCAGTTGCCCATGTCTGATGTGAAACAAAGCAACACAATATGACTGATGTGGAACTTAAAGTATTGTGACAGGCAATCTTATTTTCTTATGTCAAGGGTTTAATCAGTTTTCCAATTTGATCTGATTATTTAAACcaatcagtttttaaatgttatttttagcTGCAGGACACAGCACTATTATAGTAGGAATGGCTGTTTTTggtgactgaaatcaaaagttTCCACATTACTTTTGATGAAAGATAAGTAAGCCCTCTTTTGCCCTGCAGCTTTGGCTTCGTGGACTTCGACAATGAGGAGGACTGCAAGGCAGCCAAGGAGGCCATGGAGGACGGTGAGATCGATGGTAGCAAGGTGACCCTGGACTATGCCAAGCCCAAGGGTGAAGGTGGCTTCCGTGGAGGACGAGGCGGTGGCGGATTTGGCGGCCGTGGTGGGGGCAGAGGAGGTCGTGGCGGATTTGGCGGTCGCGGCGGTGgtggtagaggaggaggaaggggaggccCTCGTGGAGGTGGACGTGGAGGCGGACGTGGTGGCTTTGGAGGTAAAGGAgattgttgttgtattttagGATGCAAATGCATTAGAAGTTAGCAAATTTTCACCACAAAGCAGTGGCTAAAGTGGTGAAATAAAAGGTTAGATCTGTAAGCAGGAAGTGTTTTTTAgaacaaaatgatcaaaacacaGCTGTCAATACCAATGCAAAAGTTAAGAGGCTAATAGCAGCTAACTTTACTGCATGTTCATGACATCAGACTTGGATATAATTTTGCACAGAAAAGCAAATCTTGCCCTTCTGGGATAAAGCATAACTGAGttgcctttgttttcattttaggtGGAAGAGGTGGCGGTGGATTTGGAGCCAAACCCCAGGGGAAGAAAATCAAGTTTGATGACTAAATCCTTagtctgttttactttttgaatGGACTCTGGTTTCATCAATCTTCAGAGCTTTTGGACATTCCAGAAAGCGTCACTGATATATATTTAACTGTTAACGGGCATTTTAGCCCTTTATTTAGATCCCTCAACCTTCCCGTTCCTTGTGTGCCAGAATGGTACTTTTGACCTTCTCAGCTCAAGTACTACATGTGAGTACTGAATGTCCCAAATGCAAACCTGCACCCCTTGCCCTCATTAGCTTACTTGCTTTTCCGAAGGAGTAAAATGGAATGGGTCTGGCAAACAAGTTTGCTGTGAAAAATATGCGCGTCTTTGTCAGATACATTGTGTAAATTTAAACAGTTTGTATGATTTCATTTTaccttttgtaaaaaaaagcaaaaaaaaataatacacttgtatccataaatgtttttttttgtttttattttgtttgtcatttagtTTGCTTTAGATGCCAAGTTTTACTGTAATGTGCAAAGCATATTTTGATAGATTTGAGAGTTGGATGTGAAGAATATGGCAAAgatgttcatgtttgtttggtgGGGCACAGTCAGTGTCTGAGTCACAGCGGATGAATGACCTTATCAatgtaacataaaatatttgtagTGCAttgactaattttttttttcccatctgagAATCTCAAGATTTTCATGTGATTGAATAAAACCTTGTCGGTGGTGATTTTTAAACTTCTGTCCTCATTGCACTCATCAATCTGAAGCATTGAATTTTGAGCAGGGGCCCACAGGTTTGAAATATTCTTGAATATAAAAGTTTCAGTCACTGTTGAACAGTTTACAAGTCTGGTACATTGACTCTCAGTTGCTACTTTAACACTTCTCAGTGCATACAATGCAATAAAGCATCCTTGCAAAAAATTCTTCCTTTGTGAAGCTTGTCAGTTGAGTCAGCTCTAGTCATTATGGAGGCTTTCATGTTGAAAGTTGTGTCTATAATAATGGCCAACCCAGGTGACATAAATGGGAATTGACAGATTATAAAAAAGATGAACACATAAGCAAATGATGGGGTCTACAAGTAGCAGTGACGATTGAAATGTGCCTGATCTATCTTTTGGTGGGATTTATAGAATTTCTGCATCACTTAGATCAACTGAAAATAGCTGATGGGTGGCAAACTGTTTTTCCACTAGGTGGCAGTCTCCATCAGGTAGCCTTTTTGTCGGACACCTCAGACAATGGCCACGATGGGGAACTGCATACTTAGTATTTGCTGCGCAGACGATGCTACATGAGGTAAGATAAGCGTAGTGCCAGGTGCTCTGACTGCTATAGAGTCTTGCATATCATGCTTCCATTACAAAGCAAAACTGCACATCTCCAACGGCTGCTTCGGGCTGTTCACAAAACTCAGTCTTTAAAGGTTTGAAAATGTTCTCATTGAGCTGTGTCACTGGAAATTCTCTTTCACAAACCTTTTGAGCCCTTTATTCACATCCTATACATGCTGAGGGTGAGTAGCTTGTATGTGCTAACAGCAGATGTAAAGAGGATGACATTGTAGACATTGTGGGAATTTGAACCTCCTACTAAATGTAAATTTAGAGCACTATAAACTTaactctatatatatatagagttatgtaggtatatatatatatatatatattttgccATAGTGTTTGACACATGCAGTACTGccagtgctgcagtgatgccTCGCAGACCTCGCAGGGCTATGACACTGCAGTAGGTAGACAGGGGAAACGTAGTCGAAAGGAAAATCACATCTCATGTAAATGACGATTAAGGCTTTGCTACTGGGCAACAACCCAATCAGCACCTCAAAAGTCGGATTCAGAATCATCCTGATTGTAAAAGTACACTGAGGCATACAAGCAATCCGACTGCGGTTTCCAGTAGCTCTCAATATTCTTACTCGCAATAAACTTACACTACTAGTTCTTTCCGATTTCTCACTGGTGAGAGGGCTGACCCTGAACTGCTGGGTGGGTGTCTCTTGTCAGTGACACTACCAGACAGGGGACAGCAGTATGCTGTCATCCCGTGGCTCCGCTAGCTGAACAGGGACCTTTGTTCCTGAAGGTGCCTGGGCGGGAGGCACTGATGATGGCACCACTGAATACCTctatttagagatttgttgcCCCCCGCCTTGAACAGTGACAGAGGTCATGCTAGCCTTTCTCCGTGGCGTTATGTCAGCCGTCTCGAATGAcctctgtgctttttcttttctctctctgagttCATCTATTAGTGCTGCATTCAGTTCAGTTGAATTTCATATTGCTGTATCATTTCTCTTCTactctcctgttttgttttgttttttttatttttcttattaaacaAACTCATCCACAGGGACATACAGTAGAGATGTGATATCCACATGCAACCAGTAATAAATAACAGGACTTGTAATTCAGAATTCAGAATTATATAAGCAAGAAGctctatgattttttttttttcagcataataTAGGAAGCTATAGTATTTAATATGATTGAGGAAGGCGAGGGCGGTAACACTTGACCCTCTAGTTTACCCTCTAGTTTCCTAGAGTCAATAGGCCATTGTGAAAAGTAGAGAGGACAGAGATTGATACGTTATCTCATTTGTTTCGTGGCTGGTCTAAAAAGGGCCTTCTTTAAATGGGAGTATACTGAATTCTCTTCACAATGGATCTTTGTCAAGTACATGGTGTATTATAGCACGGATGTACTACGAAAGTCACATTGCCTTGGCCTGTTTTCCAGTGGGATTTGAGGGAGTCGGTGGCTGCATTATCTTTATCTGCCTAGTGGGCAAAcaaataataattcattttcctttacatttcctggACGTACGTAATAAAGGACATACCGTGGTTGGTTTGATCAGTTCTGGAGAACAACGCCTGTGTAATTCTTATAGAAGAATTACGCATTCAGGGGAAGAAATGTAGTGGAAGAAATTCCACTGAATTTCTTCTCAAAGGGTCAGTTCAGTTAAGTCAAATCATAAAAACAGCATATTACCCCCTGTAATACCACAACATgtcgtttttacatttttgttttttgtagggATTAAACACACTAGTCATAACGAGTTAATTATCCAGCCCTTGGTTCGCGCAGCTTAgcgcaaagactggaaaaaaacagatagcCTGTTTCTGTCTCTAGGTAACACAATCCACCTATCCGCACATCTAAGGTTTACAAATTAAATTGCCATATCCTGCTTAATCGGTACAAAAATAAAGTCTAAAtacatgttgtggttttacaaggGCGTTGTGTGATTATTCCTTGGCTGGGCAAAgtcaaaataccaaaatataacatgttaattacagCACTTTAGATGTGCAGATAGGTGgatttgttaccttcagacagacCCGGGCTATCTGTTTCCctgtttgtgctaagctaaccagctgctggcaatagcttcatgtttagcatacaaacatgagagtggcatcgaTCTTTTCATCAAACCCTCGGCAAGAAAGTGCAttagtgcatttcccaaaatgtcaaactattcctttaaactgcAGCAGTAATATTAAGTTTGTTTTCTAGCATTATTCTGTATATTGGACAGAACCTTATTATTCATTGGTAATGAACGGTCTCAGTTTCTGCTTATTCCCCCATTTGTCATTGACATTTCCTTCACTGAtgtttatggtgattttttCGTTCCTCCGtctaggttgtttttttttttcaaacgaTTTCTAGTGATTTTACATGCttgagtgctttttttttttagaaaatattgagATATCCTCCAGGCAGCCATTTGTTGTCATTCTGTAGAGGACCAAGGTcgacttgaaacttgcttgaatTTTTTGCAAAAGCCATCCATTAAAATTATACTATTTTTATTGGACGTAAAATCACATTCAGTGATCTGGAACAATacgtttttatttaaagtatgTTAGCAGTATATTAATCTACAGTATACGTGATTTGTAATGACTGGCACCGCGTGCTGTGTGAGATGTTCTGTTATGCctgagctgacagaaaggctgtaGTCAGCAGCCTGTAGGTTGAGgaatgttcttttttaattttagcccAGGCAACAACCCTCCCATCTTTAGCCACGTCAATGATGGTGCTCTAAAGTCCTTTGAAGAAAATCGAGGGCTAGTGTGAAAGCTTGCAGCCCCTTCCATCTGACCCACTGACCATGCCGACATCAAAAGCTTCCTCCAATTAGTGTCAACAAATACGCAACTCCTTTTCTATATGCAGGCTGGAAGGCTGAGTGTGTACTCACATACAGTCAAATATCAACACCGAAGTGGGACATTTACAATAGATGATGCTAAATTTTGGCTGGTGGTTGATAAGTCAATTCTCGCAGCCataaagtcagtgtttttttttttcagtcactttgGCTGGGAAAAATTCAGAGGGGGTATGTGTTACGTGAAGGTAGAGCATACATTGTCTCTCCTGACCTTCAATGTAGTCTTTCATGGCACATCTTTTTGCCTGTGGGTTTTAGATTTCTCTCTACCTGCAGGcttggtagtagtagtagtttttttctgttaaataaacGAATGATTCGACTTTAGAATTCGAAAAGATTGCTGAATCGGATATCAGCTTTGCAACGGTTCAGTTACATTGATGTTACCTTTATTAGCCTGTTATGATTTGCTACGATAGGAAGCACACTGGTCCTCTATGTGAAGGATAAGAGACCAATATTTCTACATGATAAATAAGATTAACAGTCTACAGCTACGATAgcatctctgtgaggctgtacttaggcacaacGCTGCTTGGATCAAAATgttaacatcaacatgctaacatgctcacaatgataatgtgtgtttgagtgctgacatttgctaataagcactaaacacaaagtacagtagAGGCTGTTGGGAATATCATCAATTTGGCAGGTATTTGGACAAAAAGCAAAGTATTGGAATAACGATAATTTCATCTTGTACCatcattttgatgattttatGATATTGATATAAAAATTTGATATCTGTTGATATTAAAATTCACCCTGAGGGCAACTTCATAGCAATCTGTACAATAGTTATTGAGGTATTATAGCCCAAAGTGGTGGATGGACAAATTGCAATTCCTAAAGCCATGCCCTTAGCGTGGCTAGGAAGCAACTAAGGCCATAGTTTTTTTGAGAACGATTCCTTACTGTTGATGTGTTCActtattctgttttgttaaaCAGTCTCAAATGATACAAGTACATTCTCTGTCGGATCATATTACATAAACCAGACTGATCAGTGTACAATAATACTGATAATTCAGCTCACTTTCTCGATAGGTTTGACTCCATATCACTGTACATTGTATTTAACAAAGAGGACAgttgaaagagaaaaaccttCTTAAACTACGCTTCTGTTTTTGGCGAGTGCACCCCTCATGAAACACAATACAGGGAAGTTTCTGTATGGCTTTCTTGTTTCTGTCCTGAAAGAGACTGAAGAACAACAGGAaggtatttgttttgttttgggacaccctctttgtctttttgggCCAATTTAAAGCTTTAAACAGTATCTTCACTGTTAGCCGGCAGTATCAGTCTCAACAGTTCTGCTCGGTGAAAAGTCACACAATATTTGACAGGgacactaacaaaaaaaaaaaacagcatgaaagttgctatatgaaaacaaatacaaaatagatTGTGGGTTGAAAAAAAGATGTCCCATaccaaataacaaaacattactGGAGAAAGTTGAGTCATATTTCTTCTGAGATTCCTTCTCAGGTTTGGCTCTTGTATCATAAATGTTCCGTAAACACTATAATGCAGGAGTCTTTTAGATCAAATTGTGAATTACACAGGTGACAGTTCTTTGTTACTTTACCACttagaaaacagaacaaacccTTGGTTTAAATTGGGTTACCACTGATGAACAAATGAAAACGTTCCTATATTGTTTGGAGCACACCACTATTGCTTTCATGGTTGTTTGAACATGTATGTTTTCTTTACTCTTTAGTTGCGTAAATGATACCCATATGTCGAGACTGTACACTATTGTTGGGTGACCTGATATGGATTTTCACATAGATGTTCGATGCTGATAAggccaaacacaaaaacagccaaTCTAGGACAGATTTCCAAGACAAATGTATTGTCAAGACGTTTATTTACAAATGACATTCTatatacatttagatttttacatatatttacatcCCCCAGACATAATCATCACCCAAAACACCCATGACGTTCAGCTTCATAATCATCCAACCTTCCGTTAATAAGCTCATCTGttgctttaaattaaacataagAACCCCACATTGGCCCCCTATATCCGGGTTGGCgattaaattaacatttcatgTGCTCGTACCAGCAATAGTTTTAGTTCACAGTGTCATTGTAAAACCTCTACCAAATTCATGTCAAGTATATCAGCACATTCAAATCCATGGACAGCATACATGTAGCAAGTTTACACATTTGTTAATGGTTTACAGTAGTATAGGAGTAGTAGAAGTCCAGATCAAGTCGGTCACATTCCAAACAAATGAGTGCAAGGACCTCTATGATacaaaaattgattaaaatctTTCTTCAAGaatgtgtactgtacatgcagatAATGGTATCATGGTTGCATTTAGTAGAAAATGTGACCAATGATGAAATTAAGAGTTTTCTGACCAACTCACTGAGGTAGAGAGAgttgtttctttctcttactTGAAGCCATTTAAAGCCTCTGCAGCATGCCATACTGGCATACATAACTCTCAGTACAAACCCAAAGTGCTAGCGTAACAGCAGCATGTGCAATGGCTTTCGAACACTAATACTAACTGCCCTTAAATTTTCACGAACTAACTAAACCCAACATTATTTCCCTCCGACCAATCCGAAAGCACCACATGCTACAgcaattaaaatatattcatggtTTTGTTAACCACTTGTCCTCGCAAGAAACTTTACCTTAAATTTTTTACGTGTATTCACATTGTCGATTTCGTGACAACTCACTGCCACAAGGCTCCTGGCCAATGAAAAACCTTCAACATTTCAAagcagagggaagaggaagaatgGGTATTGGCCACACGGGAGGGGAATAGGAGGGTGTTTGTTTGCGTCCcattaaatattttccatcAGGGCCAACAACAGATTATTATGCAAGAGAATACAAAGCCTGTAATTGTAGCGCAAGTAAATGTCCTCCTTAGTGTGCCCATTGATGCATCAGCCTCTCCACATAAAGGAGAGTTTACTGGGAAGTTCGCCTTCAACTGTcatacactgtactgtacttccTACTGGTATCCACCAAGGTTTAGCTCAGCTTGTGGGTGCTGTCCTTACCTGGTGTTTTCGTGAAGCTATAGGATCTCCACTTTCTGCGCGCAGACCAGGTCACTGTTGACCAGATTCCACATTTGCATTAGGTCCGATGGGAGCAGCTTGTGCACCACAATCATGCTCTTAAAGAAACAAGGTTCTCGGTTCAATTTACTGCTCTTATTTTTCACCAAACCAAACGTCTTAAAAGCATTGTGTTTTATAGGGGTGACCTGAAGCACCTCCAGACACATTCCCAAGAAGACGTCGTCGATGGGGTAGAGCTCCATGGTGTCTGCGACCCAGTAAAGCCTCCTAGCCAGGTTCCCATCCATcagaaacccccccccacctgCATATGGAGGGTATTGTGTCTTATTATACAGAGCTTGGGGTATGTAgtatttgttctcttttttacGAATGGGCTTAGCCTTGAAAATCACATCTCCCACAAATAGGTTCTTTTCATGGTTGCTGCTTTCCAAGAACTCAAAGATGTTATCCGTGCTGACAAACACATCATCGTCCCCCTTAAAGACGTAGCGCACGCTGGGACAGTACGTGTGGAACCACTTCAGGAAGTGAGTCTCTTTAAGTGTAAGGTTGAAAAAGCTATCCAAGAAATCCCACTGGAGGATATCCCCATAGATGTAGTCCTCGTACTCCACAAGCTTCTGATGGTTCGCTCTCTCCGCCTCATTGGAGGGTTTACCAAGAAGGAAGAGGGTCTTTATCCTTTTGCCATTAACTACTTGCTCTTTGCCCCATGTTTTTCGGATTACCTCCCTGCGGTCATGTTGGGTGGCCACTGATTTAATTACCATGAGCAAATATATCTCCCCTGTGCACCTCTCTGGGTGGTTGAGGAGCATGGGGAAGTAACGGCAGTGTCGATAAAGCATGAACTGCTTAAAATTGTCCTCCAGGCTCCTGAACCAGTCCTGGCTAGAGAAGTTGAGGTTGGCGCTACAGTTTGAGTTGGTTATATCCCAGGTTCTGGGAGTGCTGTTCTCAGAGATTCTGGGCTTCTGTGTGGTGGCCCGAGATTTAGGCTGTGAGCGGCGTTGACTAGCTTTCCAGAAGCGTTTTATACCCAGGTACGAGTCAGTTTTCTCTTCCAGTGCAGCTCCGGGCTCCACTCCCTCAGAGGTATCCATGCCAGCCTGCCTCTCGAGTTCAAAGGGAGCCCCCACATTGATGCTCCCTCTCTGGACAACAGTCAGCGCCACCACAGCCAAGAAAAACATGACACTCACCTTCTTGTACACCCTCCAACGATCTCTGTTGTTCATCCTGGGTGAGACAAAGACCATAGATGCCAGTCAGATAGGGCAAAACATATCTAACCCAAGCACTTTTAGATAGACAGAAAGCTAAATATTGAATTGGATTATAAATATCACGGTGTACTGTTTTTAAGGGAGTTCATCTCCACACAATGTATGTTCCTACACGTTACTCAGAGTATCAAACGGTgagcataatttttttttttcctttttataccCTCACCACTTAAACTGCGATGGGTCTAGGAGTAAAAATAAGACACCAAATAAAACCCcaaagtttgtattttcaagGAAACATTGGCAAGTGTTCTGGTTTTATgaactttcatgtttaaaaaataagtatgaaaatattttagtaaaaaTGCAAAGGCCTAATAAACGATCCCTCGGAGTTTAGACTGCATTTAAATTACCCACATTGGAATATTTGCTGTTTGATGTATAGCCAGTAAAGCACAGATGACTGACTGTCACCGCAATAGGTTCCCACATGTTTATACGATATCCAGAGGTATATTTGCCGTTTCATGTGTTGTCAGCAAAGCATAATAATTTGCCTAAGAGAGAGTTTTTATTACAGTCTGATTACAGTGTGCTCCCTGTTAGTAGCTTTTGCATACAAAGCCTACAGTGGGTCATGTAGTAATAACGGGAGAATGAATCGGAACTGTAAATGTTTCCCCCTTATGAGTTGCGGTGGTTTTGCCATTATGTTTCTGCCGCTAAAACAAACGACATGCTGCAGAGACACGCTGTTTTCCTCCGTTTTGAACATTTCTTTAACAGGACCACAGCCAGATAAAGTAGCGCGTGTCGCTTTTTATCGAACCACCGTCCCCCCGTGGAAGAAGATGCGGAATGTACTTGGAAAGTGAAGCAACCGCTGATTCTCACATTTCCATCGTGTCATGCCAGGGCGCGTTACATTCACGACCCCGGAGACACTCCCAGGGGGGAGTGGGCCCCTCTACCTTTGAAggagagcccccccccccaggagcTACCAACAAGGTAAATCCAAGTCACTTCTGGAACCAGGCTAAGACAGCAGGCCCCTTCAATAAAGAGTCATCTTAATAAGATGAGGTCTTTAGATCAGAGACAGTTCCAATTCACATCCTGGAAAAATGGTAGAGCATATACGACActtgatataaaaaaacattactaaTTAATATTACTATTAAAACAGGCCACCTACATAAAAACTACAACACCACCTTGAAAGTGTGAACGAAAATCGTTGTgcctaatcttttttttttggcccttGACGTTCTTGTTGCTCCAACAACGAGTTCCCCAAGAGGGGTCGCGCCGTTTGCC
This genomic interval from Xiphias gladius isolate SHS-SW01 ecotype Sanya breed wild chromosome 6, ASM1685928v1, whole genome shotgun sequence contains the following:
- the b3gnt7 gene encoding UDP-GlcNAc:betaGal beta-1,3-N-acetylglucosaminyltransferase 7 is translated as MMNNRDRWRVYKKVSVMFFLAVVALTVVQRGSINVGAPFELERQAGMDTSEGVEPGAALEEKTDSYLGIKRFWKASQRRSQPKSRATTQKPRISENSTPRTWDITNSNCSANLNFSSQDWFRSLEDNFKQFMLYRHCRYFPMLLNHPERCTGEIYLLMVIKSVATQHDRREVIRKTWGKEQVVNGKRIKTLFLLGKPSNEAERANHQKLVEYEDYIYGDILQWDFLDSFFNLTLKETHFLKWFHTYCPSVRYVFKGDDDVFVSTDNIFEFLESSNHEKNLFVGDVIFKAKPIRKKENKYYIPQALYNKTQYPPYAGGGGFLMDGNLARRLYWVADTMELYPIDDVFLGMCLEVLQVTPIKHNAFKTFGLVKNKSSKLNREPCFFKSMIVVHKLLPSDLMQMWNLVNSDLVCAQKVEIL